Genomic segment of Panicum virgatum strain AP13 chromosome 2K, P.virgatum_v5, whole genome shotgun sequence:
GCAATCAGAGAGGCCCATCTAAGCCCAAAGCATAACCTCGCCTATTCCCCTTCACCATCGACCGTCGTCTTTCTCGTCTCCTCAATGCAGATTGAgctcttctcaaacttcttcgcCCCGGGAGCAGGCTGCAGCTGCCCGGCGCTCCCCGCCTGGGATTGGCATTGGCGGAGCTTGACCGCGAGGCCGCGCCCTTTTTCCTCGCGCCCCGGCAGCCGAGCCCCTTCTCCTCACGCTTTGGCGGCCGAGCCCCTACTTGGACCTCGGTGCCGCGCCCCGGCTGCAGCGGCCGCGGCCTGCTGCGGTGCCCTGCGTGTGGCTCATGTCTCGCCCGCGCCAGTGGATCTCCCGAGTGCCcgagccggtggagcagcagacCACGAGAGCACGGCTACAAAGCTGAAGTTTCCAGATATAGTGTGTTCTGTACATCCTGCTTGAATGTGTGCTGTGAATTGTGCGTGTGGTAGCTAACTGGGCAAGTTTTGATTGTATAGGAAGCAGCAATGACTTTGCAAATTGCATAGATGGCAAATTGTGTTTTGAATTGTACTATCATATAAATGAGCACAAGGTTGCAGAGTTCAAAATATTGTACCCATTTTCTGCCTCTTTGGCATATTGAAATATAAACAAAAGGCCTCTTTGGCATACTAAAACAGAGACAAAAGGCTGCAGAGCTCAAAGGCACATACTGAACTTTACACTTGAAACATAGGACCAAAAGCTATTCTCCAAAACCAAACTTGAGTACTACAATTCAACATTAAAATGATCGGTTGTTGCTCCCTGcaaaatgaaagaaaattaacagAAAACTTTGTGCATCACTACATTGATCATTATTTTGAAATATTACCTTCAATAGTTGAGAGAAGGTATTGATGGCCATGTATGATTCGGACATCCCTTCCTTGGGACAAGAAGTACTAGGGGAAATATTTTGGACTGCAGCACCATCATCCAATGCCACTTTTGCAATTTCTTGTTTCTTCTAGTGAAAGAGAATCAAATAATTAGATACAAGTGAACCTTTCTCCCTTGAATACAGCTAGAGAGAATCAAACATATTTTGTGTTATTACATACCACATAtgttttcccctttttcttaCTTCCCTTCTTTGTACCTTTGTGCAACTTATCAAGCCAACTTTTTTTTGCGCTTAGAGGTTTTTGTCTGCACCTTCTTTTTCTTTAGGCGAGCTGTAATCACCTCACTTGGAGGAGTAACATTCGTGGGAACAGTGAGTGGATCCATAGTACCAATACAAGCATTGAGTTCTTCATCAACTTGCTTGCTAAGAGAATCAAGTGTGTTGTTTACTAGCAAGGTGCACCGTGGATGACTGGCAACCCGAAGTGCCAAATTGAGAAATTTTCGAGTCAGATCTTTGTAGCGAAGCATATCATTTAATCTTGGATTCTCAACTATGTTTCTGCCTTGGTTGTCATACACTGTTGCACTACGTGCTTCTCATATCCAACGCTTCAAAATATATTGTTCTGGGAGTGATTTGATATTCATCAAATCAAGGACTTTTAGAGCATGGCCACACAAAATTCCAGTTCTACCAAATTGCCCACAACTGCAGGTACTGGTTTGCTCTAAAGGATCACCAGTAACTTTGTACTCCTTCTCAAATGTAAAATTTTCATCAAGACTCCCAATTGCTACAAGATATTCATTGCTGCCTTCATGCTACCATGGACCTTTCATATTCACCTTGAAAAGCTTCAAATATAATTGGTGTGTACAGCTTGCTAGTTTGGATTAGCATAGGTGTCTTCATTTTGATTCTAGGTATTTTCTTCCTTGACTCAAATTCAGCATCTAgctcttttttccttttatctTCCACCACCCTTTCAAAATGCTTAAGAAATCGAATGATATCAAAATCAGATTTGAAATGCCTTTTCAGTTCACTATTTAGACTCTCACTCAATTGTGTACTTCTTATGCCTAATGCAAACACATCCTTCATGTAGCATTCAACTCGTTTTTCTTTAACCATGTATATAATATCCAACCAGCTTTGCTTGCTCGCCTTTGCCCTTATGGTGTTAAATGCTTGTTCAAATGTTTCTTCATCTTCGTACTCAAACATACATGCACTAAAATCTGCAAGAATACTCGGTTCTTTCTCGTTGTCTTCAGCTTTTTGTTTGGGAGAAGTATTGGATTCTTCCTCGTCGGCTTCATTTAGATGTTTAGCAGCATTCTCCATAATATGGAAAGTGCACAAACCATGCCATGCTTCTAAAAATACTTCCTTAACTGCTTTTCCCATTGCAGAATCTTGATCAGTATAGATTGTTTTAGGTTGCTTGCCACTATGTGCTTTCATGAAGGTCTGAAATAACCACTTGAAGGACTCAAATGTCTCATCGTACAAGAGAATAGCACCAAAAACCACTGTTTCCCTAAAATAATTGAACCCGACAAATACTCCAAATGGTctgctttctttgtttgttcCAAAAGTAGTGTCAAAACTGACAACGTCACCAAAATAAGCATAGTCAATGAGCATTTTAGCATCAACCCAGAATATGTTTGCTATTTGTTCTTCCTCGTCCAACTGCAATGCATATTGAAATGACGAGTTCTCAGCAATTTTATCTTGAAAATACATGAGCATGCTCCCTGCTTGACCATATGCCATCTTCCATTGGCGTTTGCCCCGTAAATAATTCTTATGGTCACGAAGAGTGTAACTGAGATTACATGAGCCACCAACTTGGAGACTAGCCAAATCATGTGCTGCTTTAGGCTTAATTTCTGCATAATCAGCTGTCTCAATTTCAAAACCTTGtaattctgaaatttttctTTGAGAAGCCATCAAGTGCGAGGTTTCTGGCAAATGAAGGATGTGGTTGTGTTCCAAAACCAGATCGGCCACTTTATAAATTCCCTTCTCTTGGTCCAGTACAACACCTATGCGAACTTGACAAATCAGTTCTAGTTTCAGCTCTTGGACACTTTGTTAGATGACCCCTTTTATCTTCTGATCGGTGACCCTCATTTGCGCAAACGTATCTGCAGGACCTAACTGTTTCATCCTTCCTTTTGTTTGCGTACCTTTTTCTAACCTCAAATCCTTTTTGGCCTCCATAGCTAATCCAAAACATCCAAGCTTCATCTATAGTTTTGAATTCCATGCCAACTTTAGATAACGAACTAGGCAGCAAGTCCTCCCTACAAGCAAAAGGCAAGTGATAATTGGAACAACTAAAATCTGTTTGATCTCATGGGGGAAGAAGCAGCAACCATGGCATTACACACCTATTTTCTTCCATCTCAGATGTGCAGATTTCATTTCGTTGAAAGCAAATAGAAGTTTCACTCAACCAGTTCCAACACAATCTAACGAGAGGGACGAGCAAAGAGACTAAATTAGAACACCACCATTGCAATATGAACACACAGGAAGAGAAAGGAGTGCAGATTACATACCTCTTCTTCTATCAGGACGAACAACCACGGACACCAGGGGATCGCTGCCTCACAGCTCGCCCTCGGCACCAGAGGATTGCCGTTTCGCGGCTCGCCATAGCGCCAAAAGGACGAGCTCCGGCGCCAAAACAGCGACCATTGGCGCTAAAAAGCTGAGCAGATCGCCGTTCATTGGCAAAGGCTGTAGTCTTATTGGGCTAaggcccagcacgcggcccgcGAGAGGAGTTTTGAGGCGCTGCTGTTGGATTGCAACCGGACGGCGCAGATGAGTCGACTGCCGGCTGCAGTCGAAGACCGCGACTGCAGCCGATTTGAATCCGATATGGATATCTGAGCGTGTAGGAGTGAGAGATAGGAGAACCGTTCGTCTCGTCCACCGCATAAATTTTAAAGTGGAAGATGTTTACTCTTTTCACCCCGGAAGATACATAGGAGTCGGTGGGTTGTTTGTTTGTCCTGGGGTCTGGTGTTGGGCCATTTTGGGCTCCACATAGATGTAGGCCCGTAACTAGTACTTGATCGTTTCTATTTCTCGCGGGGGGCTGTTTGCCGATGGGCGCGGTTGTACGTCACTTCAGCTTATGGTTGAGTGAAGTGACGCACAACCACACCCATTGACAAACAGTTTTATGGGCTGTTTTGAGGATGGAGTTTAGGTTAGTCTCAATGCTACAGTTGTTTATATTTGAAATTTGTCAGATGAATTTTATGGTGATAAAATTCTCCTCACATTCCATAAAACTACATCCTTCTCTCTTTACattgtcagcaaaattgatgatatttaatgctatgaaaccatccataaaactcccaTTGAGCTGGCCTAATTAGTGACCCTTAGGTGCTCCTCCCactctctttagttcaaaattttatattatttttctgATCATATTCCATTTTAAaaagtagtataaaattttaaactaaaaagagTTGGGGGCACCTAAGGATTACCAATTAACACCTGGTTGAGTGAACCATCACCTGAAGCAACGAGCCAATAGGTGTTTTGGGCCCTAACAGGCCCATTTAAAGACAAAAGATGTAAGGAGAACTGAGCTGATGACATCACCCACATGCATGCAATTTcgaaactaaaaaaattataagcaTTAAACTGAGTATCCAAATTAATTTTGGATGGCACCATTCTCCTTtttatgacaagatcttcaaaacaggACCACACTAGCTTACATTTGCACAATAttatttagaatttttttatactaaataattaatttcgaaTTCTGGAAACAAATAATTTAACTACATGAActaataattattttgacaaacaaaaaattaaacataaagaacaaataataatgtatgaCGCACAAGTGAGTCAACGTCGCTGaacaatttaatttacaaaGCGAATAATGGTTCAACGTCACAGAACATTTAATTGTGTACGAGCTTTAGAATGAAAAGaggagaaaataaaaataaatacaaagcagaacaaggaaaaagaaatgaaaaataaaattaaaaaaactaaaattGGAGAAATAAacacaaagaagaaggaaagaatGCTACGACGCTTGCAGCTTGGAGTCTTGTTTTTCAGTAGAAAAACCAACCACACGAGTCTAAAAGTCGTAATGGGTTGAATACATGCACAGCCTTTCCGGTTTGCCAATTGTTTCACCCGAGCAGTAGATAGAATAGAGATGGGAACAACAGGAAAGCTCGTCGTGCTTGAGAGCCATGGGCAACACATACCTGAGTGTTGTTGTCGCTGCAGTCTCCAAATCAGCACCTGGACGCTACTACACACTACAATGCAGCTAAAtaatctccccccccccccccccccccccccccccccccgcagagAGGTTGCAAATACTGAACAACCCACGAATTTGCAGTTGTCACGAACTCATTATGGAAATGTCTACATTTCGTTCAGGATTGTtctgttttattatttttaagcAACCTCCCAGAGCAGTTCATAGCGCCTGAGTATCTTAGAGTTCCGACTTCCGAGTGGAAAACGGCTTGCTCCGAGCGTAGTTGCATGGAATGAGATAAAGGGTGTGCTCATGATGAATGTCTGTATGGACTCGCCCTGTTCGGCTGCATTGAATCCAGCTGGCTGCTGTCTGATTCTGGATGGGATGATTAGCCTAGCTGTTCGGCTGGCCTAACCCCACTAGTAATCCTCCTTTCGCCTTCTGCCAAAGAATCAGCCAAGCTGGTTACTGCTGCCGATCGGCTGTTGGCTGCAGCTGCAGCCCAGTCATCCACTATTCCTATGAAGACAAGGTAACTAGTGGAACGATTCTTCATCGCATCAGAGGTACAGATGCTCTGCAAGCCAACATCACATTTGCCGACGCTTCCCAATCCTATGTAATACTAGTTGCTATCCACATCACTTCCATCCTAATGCAATCCTTGCAGCACTTCCAGCATGACTATCATCCTTCTGCTTTGCTTATATGCTAGGAGGATGGAAACACACGCACAGAACATGGTGTGCAGAAGAGCAGGTTCATCGCATTTGTGGTCAGAACTGAAGATGAGTTATTGTCATTACTTCTAGTAGGGGTGGGTAACGAGGTAAGAGAAAATTCCTTGTATGACATCAGAAGATACCTTAATTCCTTCCTTAACCCTAAAAAAAATTCGGTGCCTCATATGATCATTAATTTTAGTTTCGTTCTTCCAATAACATTGTTGTCAGTTTGTTGCTCAAATGTCGTGAAGTGGCCAGTGAAAAGACCAATTTGCCTCTGGAAGCAGAAAGGAGCCTACTAATCAACAGAATTTTCCCTTATCGTCAGTTTTCTTCTCATTTGCCCTGCAGCCCCGTCGCCCCTGCCTgccgcggcgatggcggccaCGGAGCCCCCACCCACCGCCCGAGGGGCAGCCGGGAGCCACGCCCCCTGCCACCCGCGCCGAAGGGCAGCCGGCCGCCGCACCTGTCGCGCCCCTGCAtgccgcggccacggcggccacAGAGCCCCTACCCGTCGCTCCTCTGGCTGCCGCGCCCCTGCCTACCGCGGCCTCGGCAACCGTCGAGCCCCTACTTGCCGCGCCTCTGGCCGCCGAGCCCCTGCCCGCCACGCCCGAAGACACCACGCCCCTTTTGCGCCGCATCCGTCAATGGTGCTAGAAGGACCGCCCGCCCTGCCACCGCCGGCCATGCCCCCCAATCTAGGGTTTCATGAGGAAGAGAGGCGAGGGAACGAGAGAAACATGGGTTTCAGAGAGAGATCTGTACCTTTTAGTATTTATGTAAAATGTAAGGGGATCCTCTCCCTTCGAGGAAGCGATCCTAATGTATGGTTGAGATTCAAGTTATACGTGGATGACTTGGGTCGTCCCGAGGACACTCGACGGACTACATGGTTTAAactgtttgaagtgcgtttacaAGAAATTACTGTTTCGGCAATGATTCAACGCTCTTAAGCCAGTTTAAGTCGGATGGTTCCGCCACATACTCCTGCGAACCCAGTAGAAGAAATCGACCCAACGCCACACACTGCGTTGGGAGGAACAAGACAAAGGCAAAGCAAAGCCTCTATGCCACTCTCCGAGCTGTGAACAGGCTCGAGGGCTACTATCGGGATCAATTACCATGGGCACCCCAAAGAAAAGTACCCGCGGACCGGTGGTCACACCCGATGACCTGCTAAGCTGGCCGCGCACGGGGTGTTGCGGCATCGGCCCCCTCAGCAGGATGGCAACTGCTAGACACATGCCATCATTCCAACCTCCTACAAGTTCAGCAGAGTCGGGGAACCAGCGCCGGACACATGTGGCATCGTCCCGATCTCTAGAGAGAAGTTTGCCTTGAGGGAGGAGTGTTGAAAAGAGCAAGGCAATCTTTTAAAATATTATTCACCATGCAAGAAGGAGATATTTTCTATGGAGCACTCTAGAAATACTAATAATTAAaattagaaaatattagaatatTTAAAAATTCTTCAGAAAGGGGATACTTGTCTTAATACCATGGTCCCCTTAGCCTATAAATAGAGACCCTCCCTTACCATGACGTTCATCCATTATGATGGTAGATAAGACGAGGTAGTGCTAGATAGGAAAGAGCAGAGAGAAGGGTGTATGCTCTTGTGTAGTATTATTGTGTTGtgacaaagtcttgttcttgtaaATATTAGCCTCCCAATTGAACCATATAGTTACTTACTCCATCCTTATTAACTGTAGCTAGAAAACTAAGTTAGGAACTAATGTAATTAGCAAAAGACTCTAACAACCCTATGTAGTAATTGTCAGCTGACACATTTGGATGTTTATGCCATTGCAAATTGCTAGCTCCGAATCGACAAATTCCATATGAAAACAGAGAAGTTTACCACTAAATTGCTAGCTCAGATTCCTTATAAACATATAAATTCAAGGAGATAGACTCCATTTAATTCAAGATAGCGCATACTAGCAGCACATCCAAGTAAGTACTACTTTGATAATTAGAACTAAAAAAACACATAACATAATTTACTCCACTTCGAAAAGGTAGAGTTAGGGGCCATcctgaagaaaaaaaactatgcCTTGCTTGCTGAGTTGGACTTGTCCGACAAGGCTACTCTCTCGGCCGCTGCTGTCGCCCTCTCGGTAGCTGCGCGTACATCAACTTCCAAGTTGTAGATGATCACCAGAAAGGTGGCAATCACAACACCGAGACACGCAGCAGTGACTACATCTGTCACGCCCACCTGATCCTTTGTCTGGGAAGTCTGGGTCCTGCATATTCAGATTTTAAACATAAGAGTTCATGAAAATGGAGAAAAGAGcagaatttttttattaaacCTACTCCATCAATTTGGAAGTTGATGTGAGCTCTTGTTGCATCCTATTGAGCTACTCGCGGATTGACTGCGCCTCCATCGCCCGTTGGCCGTTCACCTCCTCCAGCTTGTTATATGTGAAAAGCTCTGTCTTGGTCAGACTGGAAGGTGGCGTGAAAACAAATCTGAAGGGGACGCGGGACAACACCAGGTGAGGGCGAGGGTGAGCCGGTGCAGGGGAAAGACGGCGAGGTGAACAAGAGGGAGCGGCATCGTGCAGAAATTCCTGGGCAGCAGACACGAGACAACAACAGGTAAGGGCGAGGGCGATCTGGTGTGGGGGGAGGTCGCCAAGGCGGACGAGACGGAGCACAACGCCGCGCGGTGCGCGAAGGCGCTGCGGGCACGGAGGACCCCGATCATCGCGACGACATGGTGTAGGAGTGgggagcggagcggcgggacGGTGGAGGAGTGGGGAGGGGAGCGGCGGGC
This window contains:
- the LOC120694973 gene encoding protein FAR1-RELATED SEQUENCE 5-like, with the translated sequence MAYGQAGSMLMYFQDKIAENSSFQYALQLDEEEQIANIFWVDAKMLIDYAYFGDVVSFDTTFGTNKESRPFGVFVGFNYFRETVVFGAILLYDETFESFKWLFQTFMKAHSGKQPKTIYTDQDSAMGKAVKEVFLEAWHGLCTFHIMENAAKHLNEADEEESNTSPKQKAEDNEKEPSILADFSACMFEYEDEETFEQAFNTIRAKASKQSWLDIIYMVKEKRVECYMKDVFALGIRSTQLSESLNSELKRHFKSDFDIIRFLKHFERVVEDKRKKELDAEFESRKKIPRIKMKTPMLIQTSKLYTPIIFEAFQGEYERSMVA